The nucleotide window GCAACCCGGGTCGCGGCGCTCCTCCCGTCGGACCGTGGACGACGTCGCAGGGGGTTTCGACGATGTAGACGGCGCCTGCGCCGAGCAGAGgtcgagacggccgtcgacgtcgcacAGCATGCCACGCAGGGTCCGGGCCAGCCGGCATCAGGCCGTTatgacggcgccgttgacgatATTAGGCGAGCTAGACGCCATGAATCCGCTGATCCGTGAGCTGCAGCTGGCATCGAGGGTCAGTCTtgaggcggcgcaggcggagAGGACGGAGGCGTCGCGGGGCCGGCATTCGGATGATTATCGTTACGACATCATGTAATGGGTGACAGGCCGCCGGGCTGCTCTTTCTTTCTACTATCTTCtcctttccttctctcttACCCTTCTTCGTTTTCCATTTCCTTCTTTGCTCGGGAATCGCGGCGGCGCGAAGCCGCCGATCGCCGGGATCAGTCGCGCGGGCCTGTATTGGACGGGCATAGCCCTTACGAAATGTGTAATTTGACGATGATGCTTTTTCTTTTGTCAGGACCGAGATGCGTAGGCAGGCGCTGTACGGGCGAGGTCGGTCTTTGGGAACAGAGTGGGTAATACCCCCGGGCTCACTCACGGGTGTGTCTCTGTGCATGTACGCGTGCGTCTTCGTATGTGTGTTGTTTCACTCTCATGTCATGAGGAAGCTTTGAAAGCATCCTGCGCTGCCCAAGCAGCTGCGGCGAATAGGAGAAACATCGTATTGATCATGAGAACCCGAAGCTCGCAGGTGAAACGTAGAGTGAGATGTCGTCGATCTGGGGGACCCGGGGGCCGGGGCTAGGTTGGCGGCCCAGATCGGATGTCCATCCAGCCAATGACGTACCAGAAACTCTCTTACAGGGACAGGCTCATGTACCTATGTACCTAGCAGTTACATGGGGTGCGCCGCTGCAGGCAATTCTCCATCATTCCAAAGTCATGATGTCTTTGACTGAAGCTTGTGGAGAAAACCCTTTGATGCAGTGACTGGGCCGGTGAGAAAGTAAATGGCTGACATGTATCTGGTCTGATATTGAGCTTCCAACCTCGTTTTACATTAGTGTATGTATCCCATCCCGTTGACATTGATATCCAACACCCCcgaaccccctcccctcagCTCCTCGGGTCTTGCTGTACCTACGAACAGACATCACAGAGCCCTTCAGTCCCTTTCCCCCAGGTGCTTAAAATTGCCAGCGGCCAGCCCCCCCACCTCCCAAAACAGGTCGTAGTCTCTCGCGCCGCACCGGGACGAACCCCCCTCCCGACCATGTCCCGCCCCTGGATCCtcgtctctccctcctcccgcggcatcggcgcccATCTGACCCGGCACCTCCTCCGCACCACTTCCGCCCCGGTCCTCGCGACCTCCCGCTCGGCCGAtaccaccgccgccaagggccgcctcctcgagtCCCTCGGTCTGCCTCCACTCGAGACCGAAGACGCCGCCTCACGCCTCAAGATCGTGCGCGTCGACGTCACAGACGaggccaccgtcgccgccgccgccgacgaggcccgcGCCCTGTTCCCCGAGGCCACCCACCACCTCAggctcgccctcgccatccccgGCATCCTGTACCCGGAGAAGAGCCCGGCGCAGGTCGACTACGACAAGGCGCTCGATATGTTCAAGGTCAACACGCTAGGGcagatgatgctgatgaaacacttctcccccttcctcccccgcAAGTCCGTTGCCCTCACGTCcacgtcctcgtcctcctctaCTGAAGATGTCCGGGGCCTGCCGCCGGGCCACGCCGTCTGGGCCGCCATGTCGGCGCGCGTCGGGTCGACTTCGGACAACCTCAAGGGCGGGTGGTACACCTACCGCGCCTCCAAGGCCGGCGTCACCTCCCTTGCCAAGTCGCTCGACCTGTGGCTCAGCGCGCGCAGCGGCgacaaggccatcgccgtGGCCTATCACCCGGGCACCGTCAAGACGGGCCTGTCCGAGGGGTTCTGGGGCACGGTGCCGAAGGGGAAGCTGTTCGAACCCGAGTTCGCCGTGGGGAGGATGTGCAAGGTGTTGACGGAGGAGGTCGGGGTTGAGGGAAGGGGCCGGTTCTGGGACTGGCAGGGTAAGGAGATCTTGCCGTGAGCCCCGCGAACGGAAGGGAACTGATGAAGGGAAGATGCCAGGCAGAGAAGGACCAAGATGGATACCCCGTGAACCGGACCGATGCGAGCTTTCCTAGGGCGAGCAGTCGTAATAGTAAATAAAGGTCCCAGCATCATATTTCCATGATAGCTGGCTCTACAAGTGTCGTGAAGAAATGGGTAATCGTACACGAGACACACGAGACATCTACGCAACCCCGCGCTGTGAAAGAAACTGCAAACACGTTCCACTCCCGTGTTTTGCCCCGCCTTTACAAGGCTACATCCTGAAAGGACGCTCCGTCGGGGGAAGCACccggcttctcctccttgctCGGGTtgtcctcttctcctctgcCGTCCTCGCTGCCCGAATCCGA belongs to Colletotrichum higginsianum IMI 349063 chromosome 5, whole genome shotgun sequence and includes:
- a CDS encoding Oxidoreductase encodes the protein MSRPWILVSPSSRGIGAHLTRHLLRTTSAPVLATSRSADTTAAKGRLLESLGLPPLETEDAASRLKIVRVDVTDEATVAAAADEARALFPEATHHLRLALAIPGILYPEKSPAQVDYDKALDMFKVNTLGQMMLMKHFSPFLPRKSVALTSTSSSSSTEDVRGLPPGHAVWAAMSARVGSTSDNLKGGWYTYRASKAGVTSLAKSLDLWLSARSGDKAIAVAYHPGTVKTGLSEGFWGTVPKGKLFEPEFAVGRMCKVLTEEVGVEGRGRFWDWQGKEILP